The nucleotide sequence CGATGTTGCTGAGCAGCTGACCGAGCCCCTCCAGCGCGTAGTACTCGCACTGGATCGGGATGAGCACCTCGGACGCCGCGACGAGCGCATTCACCGTCAGCAGCCCGAGCGACGGTGGGCAGTCGATCAGCACGTAGTCGACGTCCAGCTTGTCCAGGTGCTCGTCGGCCAGCGCCTGCGACAGCCGGGACTCCCGGGCGACCATGCTGACCAGTTCGATCTCGGCGCCTGCCAGGTCGATGGTCGCCGGCACGCAGAGCAGGTTCGGGGACGCCGTGCTGGTGACCGCGGCCTCTTCGAGGGGGATCTCGCCGAGCATCAGCTCATACACCGACGGGGTCCCGGTGCGGTGCTCGACGCCGAGCGCGGTACTCGCGTTGCCCTGCGGGTCGAGGTCGATCACCAGGACACGGATCCCGTGCATCGCCAGTGCGGCGGCCAGGTTCACGGTGCTGGTGGTCTTCCCGACGCCACCCTTCTGGTTGGCGACGGTCATGACACGACGCTCGGCGGGCCGGGGCATGCCGTGCCGATCGGGATGCAGGACGCGGGCAGCACGTTCGGCCTCGTCCGCGATGGGGGTCCAACCGAGACTCACGCGCAGCCCTCTCTCCGTCGATTCCCCTGGTGATGTTTCACGTGGAACAGCCGAGGACGGTGTCCTGCTCATCATCGCCGTTGTTTCCTCCGGTTGCGGCGGGGCGCGCCGATACGCGGAATCTCGACCACCGTGGTGAGCGGATCGACGACGCCGGCCCCGCACTGGTGGATCCGGGCGTCGCCGCCCCCGAGGACCCGGACCGCGTCCACATCCCGCGCGATCTCCTCCGGAGCGGAGGCACCCTTCAGCACCAGCATCGCACCACCGGTCCGCAACAGCGGGAGGCACAGCCCAGCGAGCCGGGCGAGCGGCCCGACCGCGCGGGCGGTGACCACGTCGGCGCCCTCCCATCGTCGCAGAACGGAAGGCTCCTCGGCACGCCCCCGTTCGACGGGGATGTCGAGGCCGAGGTCCGTGATCACCTCGTCCAGCCAGTCGACCCGCCGGGCGAGCGGCTCCACGAGAACGATCCGCAGGTCCGGGCGGGCCAGCGCCAACGGTATCCCGGGCAGACCCGCACCGGACCCGACGTCGACCACCTTCGCGTCCGGCGGTACCACCTCTGCGAGCACCGCGCAGTTCAGCACGTGCCGGTCCCACAGCCGGTCCCGCTCACGCGGCCCGATCAACCCGCGCTCGATCCCGGACGTCGCCAGGTGCTCGACGTAGCGGACCGCCAACGGCAGCCGCTCGCCGAACACCGCTGCGGCGACGTCCGGGGTCGCAACCCCGTCGGCGCTCACTTCGTGTGGACGACGACCTGCCGGCGCGGCTCCTCGCCCTCGCTCTCGCTGATGACGCCCTTCACCGTCGCGACAGCGTCGTGAACGACCTTGCGCTCGAACGGGGTCATCGGACGGAGCCGGACCGACTGCCCGGACTGCTTGACCTCCTGGGCGGTCTCCAGGCCCAGGTCGGTCAGCTCGTCGCGGCGGCGCTTGCGCCATCCCGCCACGTCGAGCATCAGCCGGCTGCGGCTGCCGAGCTGCTGCTGCACCGCGAGCCGGGCGAGCTCCTGAAGGCTCTCCAGGACCGCGCCCTTGTCGCCGACCAGCTTCTCCAGGTCGGTGTCACCGTCGGCGCCCTCGAT is from Pseudonocardia autotrophica and encodes:
- the rsmG gene encoding 16S rRNA (guanine(527)-N(7))-methyltransferase RsmG is translated as MSADGVATPDVAAAVFGERLPLAVRYVEHLATSGIERGLIGPRERDRLWDRHVLNCAVLAEVVPPDAKVVDVGSGAGLPGIPLALARPDLRIVLVEPLARRVDWLDEVITDLGLDIPVERGRAEEPSVLRRWEGADVVTARAVGPLARLAGLCLPLLRTGGAMLVLKGASAPEEIARDVDAVRVLGGGDARIHQCGAGVVDPLTTVVEIPRIGAPRRNRRKQRR
- a CDS encoding Jag family protein, which encodes MSTTAQDGGVQDKPSGDDLLIQEGDVAGDYLERLLDILDFDGDIDLDVDGGRAIVSIEGADGDTDLEKLVGDKGAVLESLQELARLAVQQQLGSRSRLMLDVAGWRKRRRDELTDLGLETAQEVKQSGQSVRLRPMTPFERKVVHDAVATVKGVISESEGEEPRRQVVVHTK
- a CDS encoding ParA family protein, translating into MSRTPSSAVPRETSPGESTERGLRVSLGWTPIADEAERAARVLHPDRHGMPRPAERRVMTVANQKGGVGKTTSTVNLAAALAMHGIRVLVIDLDPQGNASTALGVEHRTGTPSVYELMLGEIPLEEAAVTSTASPNLLCVPATIDLAGAEIELVSMVARESRLSQALADEHLDKLDVDYVLIDCPPSLGLLTVNALVAASEVLIPIQCEYYALEGLGQLLSNIDLVRSHLNTALHVSTILLTMYDGRTKLADQVTSEVRQHFGPTALRTVIPRSVKVSEAPGYSQTVLEYDPGSRGAMSYVDAAREIAEHGASGAYRAGGR